A window of Mercenaria mercenaria strain notata chromosome 16, MADL_Memer_1, whole genome shotgun sequence contains these coding sequences:
- the LOC123541277 gene encoding hairy/enhancer-of-split related with YRPW motif protein 1-like, giving the protein MKRSLSHSDDDDDFDERLKSGSPSQSCQITDRKKRRGVIEKRRRDRINNSLSELRRLVPSAFEKQGSAKLEKAEILQMTVDHLKMLHSKGVNGYNFPDPHGLALDYRSIGFRECLAEVARYLMTVEGMDIQDPLRLRLLSHLQCFATQRTPSVKSSFQNSTWNSMTSHPSMNSLNSNQYSGNGMSSMTSMLQSHSSQSDQLTMSSHDSLPGVPSVTFSDSRISQSENSLHNSMRIPPPPSMGSHSHMTSMASNSGQSSLLNQQIHSQFPMLNMNSMMSPNSAQSYNAAAGNLNQLGSVKPYRPWGSEIAY; this is encoded by the exons ATGAAACGCAGTTTAAGCCACAGTGATGATGACGACGACTTTGACGAAAGGTTGAAATCTGG GTCACCTTCACAAAGTTGTCAGATCACAGACAGGAAAAAGAGACGAGGG GTAATAGAAAAACGTCGCCGTGATAGAATAAATAACAGTCTATCAGAACTCCGACGACTTGTACCGTCGGCATTTGAAAAACAGGGCTCAGCAAAACTGGAGAAGGCGGAAATATTACAAATGACCGTCGATCATCTGAAGATGCTCCATTCTAAAg GTGTGAACGGATACAATTTTCCGGACCCTCACGGCCTCGCTTTAGATTACAGGAGTATTGGTTTCCGAGAATGTCTGGCAGAAGTTGCGCGCTACCTCATGACAGTCGAGGGGATGGATATACAAGATCCTCTTCGATTACGTCTGCTTAGCCACTTGCAGTGTTTTGCAACACAACGTACGCCATCTGTAAAATCCTCGTTTCAGAATTCAACGTGGAATTCGATGACGTCACACCCGTCTATGAATTCTTTGAACTCAAATCAGTACTCCGGAAACGGAATGTCTTCCATGACGTCAATGCTTCAATCTCATTCCAGCCAGTCAGACCAGCTTACAATGTCTTCCCATGATTCTCTGCCTGGAGTACCTTCAGTGACATTCAGTGATTCGCGAATAAGCCAATCAGAAAATTCGTTACATAATTCCATGAGAATTCCACCACCCCCGTCAATGGGTTCGCACAGTCACATGACGTCAATGGCGTCAAACTCCGGACAATCATCACTGCTTAACCAGCAGATTCACTCACAGTTTCCAATGCTTAACATGAACTCGATGATGTCACCGAACAGTGCTCAATCCTATAACGCGGCAGCTGGAAATTTAAACCAACTTGGCTCCGTTAAGCCATATAGACCTTGGGGCTCAGAAATAGCGTACTGA